The region ACTTGGTGGCAATTGAATACAACTTTTTCAAAATTCAATCTATGACACATCACTGCATTGTCACCAACTTTTTTTACTTCCTCCACAACATATTGGTCTTCATTTTTGTCAAAGGTACTTGAAATAGCCTTAATCTTTGATGTTCTAAAATGTGAAATGACATGATCAATCATAGATTCTAAAGATGATACACAATGTTTGTGTTCTCCTTTAGCAGTTGGACTATTACAAAAGTCATCCAAACTTTGTCTTTCTTTATTCTCCAGCCATATGGAATCGGTCACACCTTGTCTTGGTTCTGTGAATGGCCGCACCATCTTTGCAACAGACTGAGTGTTACCCAATACTATTTTCTTTCCAGGATAAAGATCATGTGGAAAAAAAAGTGTCGAGTATTGGTTTAATTCTTCGACTCTAATGGGTAGGCTATTAGTTTTTCCATCTGCCACATAAAACAACATATTATAATTACTTCAAAAACCATGATAAATAGTCTTATTATGAGACAACATTTCGTTATATAATTCATGTTACTAACAAGGAAGCAAAAGATCTGAAAAAGCCTCCGGGAGAGGAGTGTTTGGCCACACATATTTCCAATAATCTTCTCCGGATGGTATGGCACCGGTACTCACAAAAGCCAACTGTAAAAATAATAATTCACATTTTATATATTAGTGTTGAATTCAAAATGATTAAAGAGTTTTTTCCTCATTCCTTCTTATAAACAAATATACATCGTCATATATACAATAGAGTAGAAAATATATAACTTACACAAAAGAGAGCCAAAACCGTGATATGTGAAAACTCCATTTAGCTAGTTACAAACAAGTGGTAACTGTGAAGACTTTAGTGGAGTGTGTATGAAACTGTTACAACTTTCTCATTATTTATAGGTAAATACATACACTATAATTGCATGCAAAACTTGTCTTATTGGTCATATTCATTCCTCCAAGTGGTAACAAACTTTATGCACGTGTCATCCATGCAAAACAATTGCATTATCTCCTCATTCTTTGCAAAGTTTGTGTGTGGTTTCGGTTTTTGTCTAAACTTACAAACTTTTTGTGCAAATGCCGTCCATGCAGGAAGATGCCATTAATTACTATCCAAACTTTGATTCTCCTTGAGCATAGCATGTGCATAATATTTACTCATTTACTGCATTATTTTACACAACTGTTTTAAACACTCCAATACTTTATTAAAGTGCCTCAAGATATTCTTTTATTAAATACAGTATAATTTAAAGAcaatattattttcttttttataatATGAAATATAGCTCAATATGTTGAGCCTTAGTTAATATTTTGCTTTGCATTAAAAAGTTTATAACAATACTTAAAGcgttttatttatttatttactagATGTCTATTTTTAAAATGTCATATATAACATTcttattataataaaaaatagtAGAAAGTGGACCACCAAAGTTAATAATCAACAAATCTCGTGGTATCTCGACTATATATTCATCATTAGCGTCTCCGATATTTCCATTGCTAATTTCCATTGCTAATTTCCAAAATCCATTATGAAAAACTCTTTCTCTCTTCCGAATCTATACCTTTGGTCATAAAAAAATTTATATGGTATATGAACATGTGTAGATGGCAATGTCTATCTACTTTCCATTTTTTCACTCCTAAATTGTAAACaactttttttaataaaaataataatttatattttaCTGTTTTAAAACTGCTTAAAATAAAATGGTcataaaataattttaagtttaattataATTTTCAAATAGACATGAAAATACTTTAAATTCTTcctaaaatataatttttattatatCTACAATTTTATTTTAAGCAGTTTTCATGTCTATTTTAAATCTTTGGGTCATATGATTGTTTGATGTCAATTGAATTGTTTTATGTCATTGTTAATATTTAATTGTTCTTGATCTTAATGCATTTTATGTATTGACGAATGCATGAATTAATATTAGATGAGTATGGATATCTGATCGTTAGTCTATTGATCCCATCTCTGGCGATTATTCAAATTAATAATTAACTAGTAATATGTAATTATAAGTTGTAGCTTTTGAATAACGAACTCAGAACGCCTAATTTAACTCTGAATTGGCCTAAGGAATTAGGGAATTATTGTGTATATTAGTGAGTTGTACACCAAGGAATTAGGTGCAATGGTCGTGTTAATTCGTCGTAATACTTAACATATTATAAATTTGATTAATGCATAAGAATGAGTAGGGGAGTCGAAATAAGATCTAATCGCCTTTAGTTATTGAATTTTATTCCAaattttttttcgttttatttgCGAACCAAATAAACCTTGAAATTCAATAAGGAAAAGAAAAGAGGTCGTAAAAAggttttttattagggtgcttgatGAGATTGTTggtctcgctcctacgtatcctcgGGTGCAAAGAGAAATTTAAAGCAACGTAGTTCTTTGTAGAAAACTATGTATTGATTGATTGATTTTATTTAACGAATGCTTAGatcgcactctagcagttaaatGTTATATGTGCTCATAATTTGAGGCTTAAACAGATAAAATAATTTTCTTTTGCAAAGGGTTTTCGATCGTACGGGGGAGAGAAAAATAAGTCTGATGTGTTGAGAATGTTTTTGGGTGATTAACGAATACTCGAATGGTGGGCTAATTACGGCCATCACACAAAAATTAGGGGTTACGAGGAACAAGTACGTCATACCCAACCTTTTTCAATCGAATTATTTATGAAATTGGTGCGGTGAATTAAGTCATGTTTCTTCAACAGAAGACGAGTATTCACGCAGGAAGCTAATTATGGTCATCACACAATTACAAGGGATTACGAGGGATAAGTACGtcctgaaggtgagaaaaatacaaaAGAATGGGAGGTTGTGTATGTTAATTCTTTTTCGCTTCTGAACAACTAACTTCATAATTTTAACAAGTTCAGAATTTGATCTCAGAGTTAAGAGCAGCGGAATGAATAATATTCAGAAGCAATAAACAAAGCAACACATAAAGTTATCTTGGCTTCTCTTCTAAACTGATagtagtccagtccccttgtCCAACAAAatattttcactataatcaaactAATTACACTTTTCTTAAACAAACTAGCAAGAAATTCAACCGCTCAATCACACCAGGAAGAAACTTTCGCTCAAGCAATCCAGGAAGATACTTTTGCTCAAGCACATAAGCAAGCGGCTTCCACTCCTCAAGAAAACTAGCAAGAGACTTCCCTTTCTCAAGCAAACTAGCAAGAGACTTTCTCTACTTTAAACAAATAGTTTAGTAGAATATACTACAATTATACTTGATGTACAATCAGAGTTATAAAAGTGATACAACAATCACAAGATACTTAAACACTTAATATCTATAAGATATACGGAGACAAGAAATCTTAAGAGCTTGTGCAGTAAACAGATAAAACTTTAGCTCAAAGTTTGCGCTCAATGTGTTCTATTATATTGTTCGACAGTTTGGTAACCTTCCTTCAAATCTTCAACTCCCTTTTATAGAGGCGGAAAAAGAGTCGTTGGAAAGTAGTTTTCACAAGTGATATTTGAAAAGCAATAGTTCCAAGAGAGAGACATTGGAAAATGGATCTTGTTAAGATCTTCAACCATTGGGTAATAACATATTTCACTGCTTCTTTTTCATACTAGGTATAGATCAAACATTGGCGCAGACTTAAGAGGTCACATAAACTTTCCTTGAGCCTTGCACTAATAGACTCTAGTTAACTTTTTCCATAAGTCTGGCGTTGACAAGATTGGTCTGCTATGGAGATAGAAAACGGATCAGAAGCTTAGCACCTTTAACTAAGGTCTTCAGATTCTGAGCTGTTACCAAAAGCAGAGAAACCATGTTGAAATTATGATCCTTTAGAAGCTGAAATAGCACGATCAGAGTCACCATATTTTGATCCTTTAGAATCTGAAACTATTAGCTTTTCAACATATGATTTCATCAAGGTCAATTCTGAGTAGAAATTTAAGCTTATGATCCTACACACTCGAATATACGTTAGTATACCCAATTATTCTTTACGtattttttcatcatcaaaacccaagggatatgaacactttttgttccaacaatctccccctttttaatgatgacaaacaaaggtatttaagaataatggttGGTCAGTTTAACTAACTTGACAACATTAGTGTTTGAGGTTTATAAGCTCCCCCTGAGTCTATAGTTCAAAGGTTGAGTTTTGTAAGCTTCCCCTAAGTCATATCCAAGTTAATTAAACTTATCTTGATAGCATAAGAAAATAATGGCATAAGAAAACATTTTGGTGCTTCTGGTGTAAATAAAAACGGCATAAGAAAACTGATTGTCATGCTTTTAAAGCTTGCTTAGACAACAAGAACAAATCTGGAGGTAATCATTTATCTTTTGTCTATTTTAAGTCTAACTTAGTTGATGTTCCAACTAATTATTGGTGGCTTGATAGTGGTTATAGAACCCATATTGTTGTGTCCTTACAGGAGTTCAGAAACCAGCGGAGACCAAATTTGAGAGAAATCAAGCTCCCGGTGGGAAATGATCTCGAAGTCATGGTGGAGCTAGTGGGAGATGTTAGCTTAGTTCTAGGAACTGgttttgaagttgttttgaaaGATACATTTAATCTACCTTCTTTTAGGAGGAATTTGATTTCAGTGTCTTATATGGATAGACTTGGATTTAAGTTTACGTTTTATGTtggaaaaataatttttatgTTGAATTCTCAAGTTGTTGGTAATGGTATCTTGTTTGATGGTTTATATAAGTTATATTTGGATTGTGATAAAATTTCCTCATCATTGAATGTCGAGAACTCCATTTCTAAAAGGTCTAAAATTAGAGAAAAATCATATTTGTTGTGGCACGGGTGTTTAGGCCATATCTCTAAGGAAAGAGTTGAAAGGTTAATTAGAGATGATATTctaacttccttaattttcaATTATTTGGGGACTTGTATTGATTGTATTAAAGAAACATTTATTAAGACCAATAAGATAGGTCGAACTAGAAGTTCAGGCCTTTAGGAAATTATTCATACAAATATTAGCGGGTGATCCGCTGTGGCACACAGATCAAAATAGAGTTAATAAAATTTTGTATACGGAAGCCACACTCGAGTTGTATTGCAAGGAATCCGAGTAAGATTAACCGATATAAAAAAAGGGGTTTCAAGGTTTCAAAAATATGAATCATAAATAGATAAATGGAATTTTCGTTTTATTCCAGGGTCAAAGAACTTTCATCTATAGCTAAGAATGTTGAATGGGCAATTGAAAGttgtaaagacaaagtgtcatacaacatacgatatcaagtttcgatgatgacaaaagaccatcatgcaagtctacgaacaaatgcaacacattacccaccatatcctttttcACGTTATCCTAAAGCTACCATAATCATCAAAAAAATAtagacaaagtgtgatcatgaccAAATATATGTAAATCACTAATCACGTTTTTTTTGCAgaattgaaggctttgagtcgaccataggggtcagctcaaagctcacgggtcggcgcaaaggctctgtccaaactggagggagtcagcgcaagaactctttgcgtcgacgcataaggtcgacgcttaactcacgggtcggcgcaaaaatcccttgcgtcgacgcatgcagtcggcgcgtgccccacgggtcagcgcacgccgaccctatggtcgaccgttcgcgcgcaaactcagttttctaagttatttcaaagtttaaatttctgttatgtctgttactataaatagaagtaaaaacacttctattaaccaacatttgctattttgagtacaagtgttcaaggaaacaagaaagagtgaaatagttgtcaaagattcatcatcttcatcttcaacagctcaaaatacatcaactgcacacaataacttttgatgcgATTTGTGACAGcttgaaggtgataaggttcgaggtagcgattgaagaatcgggttcgagttgaagtcttggcaggttctttcttgaataaaaccattagggttttatcctccaataccggtttgcgtttgggggtttttggacggaTTGCTTCATTAtcattcagctgagcgaaggtaactgataagagaaagtcttcatcagtttagtagcggagtcGGTGATTGAGCAGTGAAGAATCcgggtttgattcgttcgtgttcgtgatcagccgggccaaggggttgaagaacggaaggttcatcaacgagtggcaggaaacggaggtcaggcatcaacaatcaaaggtcttgattcatcttgaatcaaggggcaaggagaagaagtatcattcaacatattggaaattctgttgtttacatactttgcactccttgtaaaaacgattaaacatcacaggtgatatctattaatcatctcaattctatttttagaattgagggcagacgtaccccgaagcgaggacggcgggggaactgcctcatcaaatctctgtctccTTTAATTTTCTGCACAATTCaattttcagcttaaaatttaagtgattttagtttaagcaattttttGACAAACATTGATTTAAGTTGAGTAAGTGTTTCAAACTGTTGTtggaatactaagtacaataacatattgtactaggataaatCAAATCACCTATTCAACTTAAATACCACTTGGAGTGtttgtgcacaccaagtgtttgtaaaattgcctaagccaaagttgccttaagtttgcattgagtttcaatttggtattttgattcattggaactaggcttgcaAATAAGTGAACTATATAATTGATTGTGCATTGTGTGTAGTGAATTGTATCTCTTTTAATCAaatatccattagcttaacgcatatccggttttccaataacggttcgttttagactaattttcctcggcagcttccgcacctaaaaacattttaaaaccaatttttcttttaaattggtagcaCCGATTCAActttttaattgggatctattcaacccccccttctagatccgtgccatagtctaacaagtggtatcaggagctccggtttattccgtgcttcaaaatataactttgatagaaaatggctaacgaacctaaaggggcttataatagagctcccgttttcaatggtgaaaactatagttattggaaagactgtatgcgggtgcacataaattccatagatagaaagatatggaatgttattctcaatggtccaattcaaataaccatgaccaatgagaacaacgaagttgtgcctaagcccgaagcacaatggaccgatgatgatgaaaagaaatacaattatgattggaaagccaaaaacatccttatatcctcattaggtgtagatgaatactatcgtgtatcccattgtcctactgctaaggccatgtgggattcactacaaattgcaCATGAGGGGAcaaatgatgttaaattggctagaatcaatacactaacgcaagagtttgatctctttttcatggagcaaggggaaaccattgccgacatgcaaaagagattcactcatctaatcaatcgattacattcactaggtaaacctatttccaatgatgttgctactaataaaatcttaagatgtcttaacagggaatggcagccgaaagtgaccgccatcaaagaggcaaacgatcttaccatattggacttgacaacattgttcggcaaactacaagagcatgaacaagttctattaagcttggaacaacatgaaaagaaagaaaagaaagacaAAGCCAAGGTGAGCGAAAAGAAATTAATAGCTCTgaagacttcctcctcaaagtctcaagcaaaagagctaagtgattattcatcgagtgacgaagaagaagaggacaagagtgaagatatggggctgttcgtcaaacgttacaaccgttacgtgagaaagaacggcatccaacattccgagaagaacttagtaaacttccggaagcaatctaggttctccaaaaatgatgacttcaaaggaaaaacaactagagggtcgtgctacaaatgtggaaagccgggtcactacaaaccggattgtccgatgaacaaaaagacaaaagaaaaggattcatacaaatcacataagaaaccatcaaagccaaggagggcatacattgcttgggaaagcgatagcgactcctcggataatgaaagctcaagtgatgaagatgaaaacgcaaatctatgtctctctgctcatcaaaggaataagaagaaacaggtacgacatgctaaatacGAAAActcctctagtatgtctcatcatgaattacaaactgtttttgaaactttacactatgaagcaaaagaggcctttaaaaagcttgcctcaaataagaaatttttttctcatttagaacaaaaaatccaagaatccgaaaggaaacttgaggcactcaaggcttctatagtggaaagcacaaaaactagttatgaggaccttaaaagtagaatgatgaactatgggtgtgatacttgttacatttggcaaggtgaagtaaggaacctaaaagccaaacttgacaaggctcttgagcccaagattacttttgctattgataagtctaactttcgaaaaagtatggttaatccatatcaaaaatacaaATATGTTGTAAAGGACGAAGGTAGCAAAAGTAATCAAAGTGAAAAgttctcttgtctctattgttgcaaaAAAGGAcattccattgctaaatgtagatttaggagatttttagttcctaaaggcatttatcaatggatgcccaaatgcaaccattttgcttctcaccactcaggacccaataagccattgggtacctccttttgttaattatcttatcacaggtacaatgcctcgagactaccgagagaagatgggttctcgatagtggatgctcaaggcatatgtcaggagacatatctctcttcattgacttcgtggctaagaagaagggatatgtaacttatggtgataataaccgaggagcaatacttggtaaaggtagtgtaggtaatccctcttccactactatttctgacgtattgcttgtcgaaggtcttaaacataacctacttagcatcagtcagttatgcgacaaaggatacaatgtatcgttttcaaaagattgttgcaaaattgtgcatactgatgataagaagagcatgtttaatggtcttcgtgtgaataatgtctatatgcttgacctaaatgaagtatcgttaacaagtgacaaatgtcttgtaacaatgaatgaagattcatggttatggcatagacgtttaacacatgttaatttcgatttaCTAAATAAAATTGTCTCtaaagatctagtcctaggtctccccaaaattaagttcaccaaggatcacctttgtgatgcttgtcaaaaggggaagcaaacgaggatctcctttaaatccaaaaatatcgtttcaacaacgagacctctcgagcttctccatatggatttatttgggccatctaggattaaaagtctaggaggaaactattacggtttcgtaatagtggacgacttttctagattttgttggactattttcttagtaagtaagagcgACACATTCGCAGCCTTTGAACGATTTGCcaagctttcccaaaataaactaaacacaaacattgttgcaattagaagtgatcatggaggtgagtttgaaaatcacttatttgaagaatattgcggtaaccacggtattgatcataacttctccgctccacgtactcctcaacaaaacggggttgtggagcgtaaaaacCGAATTTTagaagaattgggaagaacaatgatcaatgaaagtgggttaccgaaatatttttgggccgacgccattagtacggcttgttatgttttaaataGGGTGCTTATTCGCcctattctaaacaaaacaccgtatgagcttttaaaagggcgaaagccaaatgtttctcacttacatgtctttggttgcaaatgttttgtgttgaacaatggaaaggaaaacttaggaaaattcgattccaaggccgacgaaggtttcttcctcggatactctcaatctagcaaagcatatagaatttacaacaagcgattacttacaGTAGAAGAGTCTGTGCACGTTACctttgatgaatccaatccgagaaacgtcggaaaggatagtgtttttcatggtgcaggtacatctaccaaAGACATACTCAATGatggcgagccggggattgatcaacccgacacaatcaaaattgaggaggacaaagatgtactcCATGATGAAACCAAGGTAgatcatccgccttcaaacgatgatcttccaCAAGCTTGGAAGTCTTCTAAAGAtcatccaatcgacaacattatcggagatatctcaaagggtgtaacaactcgatccaagctaagtaatttctgttatcacttcgctttcgtttcgcagatggagcctaaaaaccctaaagaagccctactcgatgaacactggtttttatcaatgcaggaggaacttaaccagttcaccagaaatgaggtttgggaccttgtccctcctccgcgagatcatcgagtaatcggcacccgatgggtgtttaggaacaagctggacgaaaacggggtaataacccgcaataaggcgcgtttagtcgcgcaagggtataaccaagaggaaggcatcgactatgaggaaacttatgcgccggttgcccgactcgaggctatacgccttctccttgccttcgcttgtgcaaaggattttaagctatttcaaatggatgtaaagagtgtcttccttaacggtcacataaatgaagaagtgtatgtcgcacaacctccgggtttcgaatcccatgagtatcctgatcatgtttataaactaaaaagggctttgtatggcctcaaacaggctcctagagcttggtatgagagactaagaAAGTTCCTATtagatcaaggttactcaagaggaaaggttgacacaaccctcttcattaaacgtcaaggaaagcacttgatactagtgcaaatttatgtggatgatatcatttttggatctactaacatgaagcttgtgagagagttttctgaccttatgcagggtgagttcgagatgagtatgatgggggagctcacatacttcctcggtctacaaatcaaacagctcaaagaaggaacgttcgtgagccagacaaagtattgtttggaccttatcaagagatttgacatggcaaaagctaaggccatagacacccccatgcctacgtgtaccaacttgaacaaggatgaagacggtaaggaagtagatgtaaaacggtatagaggtatgattggttcactcctttacCTTACTGCTTCccgtcccgatattatgtttagcgtatgcatgtgtgctagataccaatcatgtcccaaggaatcccatttaaaggccgttaaacggatacttcgatatttatccggtactccgaagtacggactatggtattccaaaggtaatgattgttctttggtaggtttttccgattccgactttgtcggttgcaaatcggataggaaaagcacaagtggcacttgtcatctattttcaaactccttggttagttggcatagcaagaaacaagtttctgttgctttgtcaaccgccgaagcggaatacgttgcagccggtagttgttgtgcccaaatctTATGGATcaagcaacaactattggattttaacctaAAACTGGAACGTATCCCCATATTTTGTGACAACACGAGTGCTATTAACCTAACAAAaaatcctgtgctacattctcgcactaagcatatcgaaattcgacaccactttcttcgggatcatgtagagaaaggtgacatcgtgtttgaacacgtaaacactgaaaatcaactagcggacattttcacaaagccgctagcaaatgaacctttctttcatattcgccgagaacttggcatcctcgatatttcggaacgggcactcTAATCTGCTGTCTACATTCTTCCATCTTAATCTTTAATACTGTACTTCTAACAAATTTTTGTTGTTGCAAGCTCATGTATAATGTTCATTAAGTCACTCCGGCATTAAGGTGATATCGTTCCTCTCTCTCTATATCTCTGCTAAATCTCATGACAAAATTTTATCTCAAAATGATGTGATTTATATATACATACTATTAATATATCCATCTGGTTGTGTATTGCTGTATATACTGTTGTTTATGCATCAAACTGGTCATTGCATGTGCTAAATAAGGGAAAATGAAAATTTGTACAGTATGAGTCGACCGCATCAGGGTTATGGTCGACGCATGATTAATTAATTTCTGCAttttttcaaaaatcaaacagtatgcgtcgacgcatacaggggtatggtcgacgcatcgctcaaaAATTCCGTTTTTCTGCAGAAGAATTTGAATCATCTCTCATGCATTCCATCATTAACCGTGCATTTACACTCCACACCCTTCCAACTACCCACTACCTTGTAACCTGCACCTACCCACTAGCTAGTGCTCTTTGttcttccatcttcccaaaaccctaaccttcCCACTATTAATTGAAAAATCTCCCTCTCTAAGAATCACTCTCTAAACTTGGGTTATGTATGGTGCAAGGAGCGGAAGAAATATAAGTTTGTTAGAAGAGGATACGTTTCTCCAAGGGCTGAtagtgatgaaagcgaagaacaaGAAGATGAAGTGGAAAGAGAAcaagaagaataagaagaagaagaagaagaaataagGCACGATGATGCTTTCATTGGTGGAGATGAAAGTCCTCCACCAGTTGGCACGCATGACTACTCCGGCTCTGCTTGGGTACAGCAGCCGGATACATATGAAGAAAATGCTCCACaatggggtggctggggtgaatggcaacattCAGGTTGGACAACTCAACGTGAATTTTACCAGCCATATCACCATGTTGAGGAAGAACTTCCTCCATCCCCTCCACATCAAGCTGACTCTTCAGAACTGTTGGAGATGATGCGAGGCATGCAACTTGCACAACAAACATTCATGCAATCCCAAGATGACCGACTTGCTCAAATTCACAGTCAACTTCAAACTCAAAATGAGCGGCTCGACAATCTCACCACAGGTCTAAATGAACGGTATGCAGATTTGGATCGGCAAGTCACCGGGAGTCTT is a window of Lathyrus oleraceus cultivar Zhongwan6 chromosome 6, CAAS_Psat_ZW6_1.0, whole genome shotgun sequence DNA encoding:
- the LOC127097292 gene encoding embryonic abundant protein VF30.1 — its product is MEFSHITVLALFCLAFVSTGAIPSGEDYWKYVWPNTPLPEAFSDLLLPYGKTNSLPIRVEELNQYSTLFFPHDLYPGKKIVLGNTQSVAKMVRPFTEPRQGVTDSIWLENKERQSLDDFCNSPTAKGEHKHCVSSLESMIDHVISHFRTSKIKAISSTFDKNEDQYVVEEVKKVGDNAVMCHRLNFEKVVFNCHQVRETTAYVVSLAAPDGSKAKALTVCHHDTRGMNPELLYEALKVSPGTVSVCHFIGNKAAAWVPNYSVDRPCVI